A stretch of the Prochlorococcus marinus str. MIT 0918 genome encodes the following:
- the uvrC gene encoding excinuclease ABC subunit UvrC, translating into MCSSSNLQSLKHDLDRLKKIIKLIPLLPGCYLFKDYNDRILYIGKSKSLRNRVKTYFNNQNEISARISLMVRQIFDIEYIITNNEDEALTLESNLIKTNKPYFNILLKDDKKYPFVCITWSEKYPRIFLTRRRRNRNIKDRYFGPFVDVTLLRNTLGLLKKIFPVRQRFTPLYKDKPCLNYSINRCPGVCQELISSEEYKKTIKNIEMIFQGRTEILISELETKMKNFSDDMKYESAIKIRDQLRGLKRLGQTQNITDPDSNINRDVIASSSNDKTICIQLFQIRSGKLIGRLAFTNEINDVDKLLIIQRVMEEHYTEMDSIEIPPEIIIEEKLQQNSLIEDWLSELRKRKVRLIVPKRNKKLKLINLVKKNAHHELIKTTQSIEKAHLELEALTELLDLNTIPHRIEGYDISHIQGSDAVASQVVFIDGIPAKQHYRKYNIKSSFVQIGHSDDYLSIEEVITRRFLRWSNYKKDGIDILNIKANNNSILDPITIKDLPDLVLIDGGKGQLNSAFKALEKLNLENDILLCSLAKKNEEVFIIGSNTSLDTEITDPSIMLLRRIRDEAHRFALTFHQNKRSKNITRSHLTDIEGIGNKRIKTLLAHFTSIEALKIASLKDIEKVPGIGNELAYNIWKYFHN; encoded by the coding sequence TTGTGCTCTTCTTCAAATCTTCAATCATTAAAACATGATTTAGATAGATTAAAAAAGATCATAAAGTTAATACCTTTACTGCCTGGCTGCTATTTATTTAAAGACTATAATGATAGAATATTGTATATAGGTAAATCTAAAAGCTTACGTAATAGAGTAAAAACATATTTTAATAATCAAAATGAAATTAGTGCTAGGATATCACTAATGGTAAGACAGATATTTGATATAGAATATATAATAACTAATAATGAAGATGAAGCCTTAACATTAGAATCTAATTTAATTAAAACTAATAAACCTTATTTTAATATATTACTTAAAGATGATAAGAAATATCCTTTTGTCTGTATAACATGGAGCGAAAAGTATCCTAGGATATTTCTTACTAGGAGAAGAAGAAATAGAAATATAAAAGATAGATATTTTGGGCCTTTTGTTGATGTGACATTGCTTAGAAATACTTTAGGACTATTAAAAAAGATCTTTCCTGTCAGACAAAGATTTACGCCTTTATATAAAGATAAGCCTTGCCTGAACTATTCTATTAATAGATGCCCAGGCGTTTGTCAGGAATTAATTAGTTCAGAAGAATATAAAAAGACAATAAAAAATATAGAAATGATATTTCAAGGTAGAACAGAAATACTTATAAGTGAACTAGAAACTAAGATGAAGAATTTTTCTGATGACATGAAATATGAATCAGCAATTAAAATAAGAGATCAATTGAGAGGATTAAAACGACTAGGTCAAACACAAAATATAACTGATCCAGATTCTAATATTAATAGAGATGTGATTGCATCTTCATCAAATGATAAAACAATATGTATTCAATTATTTCAAATTAGATCAGGGAAATTGATAGGTAGATTAGCATTTACAAATGAGATTAATGATGTAGATAAATTATTAATTATACAAAGAGTCATGGAGGAGCATTACACTGAAATGGATTCTATAGAAATCCCTCCCGAAATAATTATTGAAGAAAAATTACAACAAAATAGTTTAATAGAGGATTGGTTATCAGAATTGAGAAAAAGAAAAGTTAGGTTAATAGTACCTAAGAGAAATAAAAAACTAAAACTAATTAATTTAGTAAAAAAGAATGCTCATCATGAATTAATCAAAACAACTCAATCTATTGAAAAAGCACACTTGGAATTAGAAGCTTTAACAGAGTTATTAGATTTAAATACAATTCCTCATCGGATAGAAGGGTATGATATTAGTCATATTCAGGGAAGTGACGCAGTAGCATCTCAAGTTGTTTTTATAGATGGTATACCTGCTAAACAACATTATAGAAAATATAATATTAAATCAAGTTTTGTCCAAATAGGACATAGTGATGATTATTTATCAATTGAAGAAGTTATTACTAGAAGATTCTTAAGATGGTCAAATTACAAAAAGGATGGAATAGATATTCTAAATATTAAAGCTAATAATAATAGTATATTAGACCCTATAACCATAAAAGACTTACCGGATCTCGTATTAATTGATGGTGGGAAAGGTCAACTTAATTCTGCTTTTAAAGCGTTAGAAAAATTAAATCTTGAAAATGATATTTTATTATGTTCTTTAGCAAAAAAAAATGAAGAAGTATTTATTATAGGTTCAAATACTTCTTTAGACACAGAAATAACTGATCCTTCAATTATGTTATTACGGAGAATTAGAGATGAAGCACACAGATTTGCTCTTACTTTTCATCAAAACAAGAGATCTAAAAACATTACTAGATCACATTTAACTGATATAGAAGGAATAGGAAATAAACGTATTAAAACACTATTAGCCCACTTTACGTCTATAGAAGCATTAAAGATAGCAAGTTTAAAAGATATAGAAAAGGTACCTGGTATCGGAAATGAACTTGCTTATAATATATGGAAATATTTTCATAATTAA
- a CDS encoding flavin reductase family protein, which produces MTLNLEAKKVLLRKIPHGIFICTLREGEDINGFTASWVTQGSFVPPLVVMAVRKEGSSHEIIKRTNKFCLNVLRSDQKDLAAIFFKPQKGLGGRFESTPYKFGEFGLPILEDAIGGIECKVVGSISQGDHSVFVAEVISADLIKDSESLNLSSTGWSYGG; this is translated from the coding sequence ATGACTCTGAATTTAGAAGCAAAGAAGGTACTACTGAGAAAGATACCTCATGGAATCTTCATTTGTACTCTTCGTGAAGGAGAAGACATTAATGGTTTTACAGCGAGTTGGGTAACCCAAGGCTCATTCGTACCTCCCTTGGTAGTTATGGCTGTTCGAAAAGAAGGTTCTAGTCACGAAATTATTAAAAGAACAAATAAGTTTTGTCTGAACGTTCTTAGATCTGATCAAAAAGACCTTGCAGCAATATTTTTCAAGCCTCAAAAAGGGCTTGGAGGTCGTTTTGAATCAACACCATATAAGTTCGGTGAATTTGGATTACCTATATTAGAAGATGCTATAGGAGGAATAGAATGTAAAGTTGTTGGTTCAATATCACAAGGTGATCATTCTGTCTTTGTAGCTGAAGTTATATCAGCAGACCTTATAAAAGATTCAGAATCACTGAACCTTTCTTCAACAGGCTGGTCATACGGAGGTTGA
- the coaD gene encoding pantetheine-phosphate adenylyltransferase — MKVLYPGSFDPLTYGHLDLVQRASERFGDVIIAILDNPTKVPTFSIERRIQQINSSISNLQGIRVISYRGLTVQCAKKYKVDLILRGLRAMSDFEYELQIAHTNRTLDNSIETIFLATESHHSFLSSSVVKEVALFGGKVDHMVPPIVATDLYQINNKNK; from the coding sequence ATGAAAGTTTTATACCCAGGTAGTTTCGATCCACTAACATATGGACATCTTGATCTAGTCCAAAGAGCCTCTGAGCGATTTGGAGATGTAATAATTGCTATTTTAGATAATCCTACAAAAGTTCCCACATTTTCTATCGAAAGACGAATTCAGCAAATTAATTCCTCAATAAGCAATTTGCAAGGTATTAGAGTTATTAGCTATAGAGGCTTAACAGTACAATGTGCAAAAAAGTACAAAGTTGATCTAATATTAAGGGGACTAAGAGCTATGAGTGATTTTGAGTATGAACTTCAGATAGCTCATACAAATAGGACTTTGGATAATTCAATAGAAACTATATTTTTAGCAACAGAATCACATCATAGTTTTTTAAGTAGTTCAGTAGTTAAAGAAGTAGCACTGTTTGGGGGCAAGGTAGATCATATGGTTCCACCGATTGTTGCTACTGATCTTTATCAAATAAATAATAAAAATAAATAA